In one Sandaracinaceae bacterium genomic region, the following are encoded:
- a CDS encoding insulinase family protein gives MKRTTKRHRLAAALLALTALGLAGPSTHSVLAQRARRPAPPSGGESSLSQLPVVRERLSNGMRVVMSPDRSIPTVAVALYYDVGSRNEVRGRSGFAHLFEHMMFQGSANVRKGEHFTYIDSRGGDMNGTTSTDRTNYYETLPSNELALGLWLEADRMRSLAITAENFENQRQTVKEERRQSYDNRPYMNSILRINELAYGDYWPYAHSTIGDMADLDNATLGDVQAFFDAYYPPNNAVLSIAGDFDPAEAMVLVRQYFEGISSRPVPAYNPGPINPQTAEIVETMTDPLAPFPAFHVNYRIPPNREPDHYALEMLALILGDGDSSRLYRVLVKEREICQQLQVATDDQRGPDLFSVFGIMAGDHQPAEARQVIYDTLAEVASGGVTERELQKARNRVASYFVFGIQSSLERAQRLAEYEMYYGNAELLRTEINLYNAVTRADIQRVANTYFGTTQRTVLDVLPPAAASTTGGNP, from the coding sequence ATGAAACGCACGACGAAGCGGCACCGGCTCGCGGCCGCCCTCTTGGCGCTGACCGCGCTCGGCCTCGCGGGCCCCTCGACTCACAGCGTCCTCGCGCAGCGGGCACGACGCCCCGCGCCGCCCAGCGGTGGAGAGAGCTCGCTCTCGCAGCTGCCGGTGGTCCGCGAGCGGCTCAGCAACGGCATGCGCGTGGTCATGAGCCCCGACCGCAGCATCCCCACCGTGGCGGTCGCGCTCTACTACGACGTGGGCTCGCGCAACGAGGTGCGGGGCCGCTCGGGCTTCGCGCACCTCTTCGAGCACATGATGTTCCAGGGGTCGGCCAACGTCCGCAAGGGCGAGCACTTCACCTACATCGACAGCCGCGGCGGCGACATGAACGGCACCACCAGCACCGACCGCACCAACTACTACGAGACGCTCCCCAGCAACGAGCTGGCGCTGGGCCTGTGGCTGGAAGCAGACCGCATGCGCTCGCTGGCCATCACCGCCGAGAACTTCGAGAACCAGCGGCAGACCGTGAAGGAGGAGCGGCGTCAGAGCTACGACAACCGCCCCTACATGAACAGCATCCTGCGCATCAACGAGCTGGCCTACGGCGACTACTGGCCGTACGCGCACTCCACCATCGGCGACATGGCCGACTTGGACAACGCCACGCTGGGCGACGTGCAGGCCTTCTTCGACGCGTACTACCCGCCCAACAACGCGGTGCTCAGCATCGCCGGCGACTTCGACCCGGCCGAGGCCATGGTGCTGGTGCGTCAGTACTTCGAGGGCATCTCGTCGCGCCCGGTGCCGGCGTACAACCCGGGGCCCATCAACCCGCAGACGGCCGAGATCGTGGAGACCATGACGGACCCGCTGGCCCCGTTCCCGGCGTTCCACGTGAACTACCGCATCCCGCCCAACCGCGAGCCCGACCACTACGCGCTCGAGATGCTGGCGCTCATCCTGGGTGACGGCGACTCGTCGCGCCTCTACCGCGTGCTGGTGAAGGAGCGCGAGATCTGCCAGCAGCTGCAGGTGGCCACCGACGACCAGCGCGGCCCGGACCTGTTCTCGGTCTTCGGCATCATGGCGGGTGACCACCAGCCCGCCGAGGCGCGCCAGGTCATCTACGACACGCTGGCCGAGGTGGCCTCGGGCGGCGTCACCGAGCGCGAGCTGCAGAAGGCGCGCAACCGCGTGGCCTCCTACTTCGTGTTCGGCATCCAGAGCAGCCTCGAGCGCGCCCAGCGCCTGGCCGAGTACGAGATGTACTACGGCAACGCCGAGCTGCTGCGCACCGAGATCAACCTCTACAACGCGGTCACGCGCGCGGACATCCAGCGCGTGGCGAACACCTACTTCGGGACCACGCAGCGCACCGTGCTGGACGTGCTCCCCCCGGCCGCGGCCAGCACGACCGGAGGCAACCCGTGA
- a CDS encoding insulinase family protein, with protein MNPMHLIRRARRAPLAIGLLLSLGTVAGACNREQGPPPEYPPLDSVEGTETAETEPEPEPEPEAPREPAPAGGTARDIAFPAIARSTLPNGLELNTVSSTQLPVVYLQLVIRSGGETDPADLPGLAGLVADMLKEGTTRHTSAELAEEIEFLGADMVVGATSENLVITFRALKEHLPQALSLMAEVAMQPVFDAEELEKLRRRELDRLELSQQDPRFLSTRAYYRALYGAHPYGRVDTTPDAVRAVTQANLIAWHRTHVVANNAYLVVVGDVTAADVSRRAGRAFSRFRQGTVPEVSYPAPPTRTEREIIIVDREGSQQTSIRVGNLAIARQHDDWVPLQVANQVLGGSASSRLFMDLRERRSLTYGAYSYVEERQQVGSFTVGAAVRTEVTAQAMEALFEHLVAISSEAPGNEETDLARRFLSDSFPLSIDTPGKVAGLVSDLRGYGLPDDYWESFRTRIRSVTPEQSLAAARAHVHPSQMVVVLVGEASQIAEPMRAYGAVTITNTAGEVVRRLPATGRPAR; from the coding sequence GTGAACCCCATGCATCTCATTCGCCGCGCACGTCGCGCGCCCTTGGCCATCGGCCTCTTGCTCTCGCTCGGCACCGTGGCGGGGGCCTGCAACCGCGAGCAGGGGCCGCCCCCCGAGTACCCGCCGCTCGACAGCGTGGAGGGCACCGAGACCGCCGAGACGGAACCCGAGCCGGAGCCGGAGCCGGAGGCCCCGCGTGAGCCCGCCCCCGCGGGCGGCACGGCGCGCGACATCGCGTTCCCGGCCATCGCGCGCTCCACGCTGCCCAACGGCCTCGAGCTGAACACCGTCAGCAGCACGCAGCTGCCCGTGGTGTACCTGCAGCTGGTCATTCGCAGCGGCGGCGAGACCGACCCGGCGGACCTGCCGGGCCTCGCTGGGCTCGTGGCCGACATGCTCAAGGAGGGCACCACGCGCCACACCAGCGCCGAGCTGGCCGAGGAGATCGAGTTCCTGGGCGCCGACATGGTGGTGGGCGCCACCTCCGAGAACCTGGTCATCACGTTCCGCGCCCTGAAGGAGCACCTGCCGCAGGCGCTCTCGCTCATGGCCGAGGTGGCCATGCAGCCGGTGTTCGATGCCGAGGAGCTCGAGAAGCTGCGCCGCCGCGAGCTGGACCGGCTGGAGCTCAGCCAGCAGGACCCGCGCTTCCTGTCCACGCGTGCCTACTACCGCGCGCTGTACGGGGCGCACCCCTATGGCCGCGTGGACACCACGCCCGACGCCGTGCGCGCCGTGACGCAGGCCAACCTGATCGCGTGGCACCGCACGCACGTGGTGGCCAACAACGCCTACCTGGTGGTGGTGGGCGACGTGACCGCCGCCGACGTGAGCCGCCGCGCCGGCCGCGCCTTCAGCCGCTTCCGCCAGGGCACCGTGCCCGAAGTGAGCTACCCCGCGCCGCCCACGCGCACCGAGCGCGAGATCATCATCGTGGACCGTGAGGGCTCGCAGCAGACCTCCATCCGCGTGGGCAACCTGGCCATCGCGCGCCAGCACGACGACTGGGTGCCGCTGCAGGTGGCCAACCAGGTGCTGGGCGGCAGCGCCTCGTCACGCTTGTTCATGGACCTGCGCGAGCGTCGCAGCCTGACCTACGGCGCCTACTCGTATGTGGAAGAGCGCCAGCAGGTGGGCTCCTTCACCGTGGGCGCCGCCGTGCGCACCGAGGTCACCGCGCAGGCCATGGAGGCGCTCTTCGAGCACCTGGTGGCCATCTCGAGCGAGGCCCCCGGCAACGAAGAGACCGACCTGGCGCGGCGCTTCCTGAGCGACTCGTTCCCGCTCAGCATCGACACGCCCGGCAAGGTGGCTGGCTTGGTGAGCGACCTGCGCGGCTACGGCCTGCCGGACGACTACTGGGAGAGCTTCCGCACGCGCATCCGCTCGGTCACCCCCGAGCAGTCGCTGGCCGCGGCGCGCGCGCACGTGCACCCCAGCCAGATGGTGGTGGTGCTGGTGGGCGAGGCCTCGCAGATCGCAGAGCCCATGCGCGCCTATGGCGCGGTGACCATCACCAACACGGCTGGTGAGGTGGTGCGGCGGCTGCCCGCAACGGGCCGGCCCGCGCGCTGA
- a CDS encoding LysR family transcriptional regulator has protein sequence MDLDETRTLLALAEEGSVSGAAERMGVSRATVRRRLAALEARVGVSLARSTEAGVELTAAGELYARHARAPVRELEAIGQLAERAGQDPAGTLDVALPVGASRRLGPLFVRRLLTAWPELRVRLRATPDPVKHLSHGADAALTLTLPTAGELVVVAIGRITTGLYGSPDYVARMGQPRSLGDLAQHTLLHTILDAEAAPHTLAQHSEVRWPLRAGGDVSVTPRIHSTDNEFIQGCVADGMGIAILPDYAARGLVPLLSDAVGLAATVWGVTTRAGTHLPRVRAGLEVAAQLFAEGLG, from the coding sequence ATGGACCTCGACGAGACACGCACCCTGCTCGCGCTGGCCGAAGAGGGCAGCGTGTCTGGCGCCGCCGAGCGGATGGGGGTCTCGCGGGCCACCGTGCGGCGCAGGCTGGCTGCGCTCGAGGCGCGCGTGGGCGTGTCTCTGGCGCGCAGCACCGAGGCCGGCGTGGAGCTCACGGCGGCGGGCGAGCTGTATGCACGGCACGCACGAGCGCCGGTGCGGGAGCTCGAGGCCATCGGCCAGCTGGCCGAGCGCGCGGGTCAGGACCCGGCCGGCACTCTCGACGTGGCCCTGCCGGTGGGGGCGTCACGGCGCCTAGGCCCGCTCTTCGTGCGGCGCTTGCTGACCGCGTGGCCCGAGCTGCGCGTGCGCCTGCGCGCCACGCCCGACCCGGTGAAGCACCTCAGCCACGGCGCCGACGCCGCGCTCACGCTCACGCTGCCCACGGCGGGGGAGCTGGTGGTGGTGGCCATCGGGCGCATCACCACGGGGCTCTACGGCAGCCCCGACTACGTGGCGCGCATGGGCCAGCCCCGCTCGCTCGGCGACCTCGCGCAGCACACCCTGCTGCACACCATCCTGGACGCAGAGGCGGCGCCGCACACGCTCGCCCAGCACAGCGAGGTGCGCTGGCCGCTGCGCGCTGGAGGCGACGTGAGCGTGACGCCGCGCATCCACTCCACCGACAACGAGTTCATCCAGGGCTGCGTGGCCGACGGCATGGGCATCGCCATCCTGCCCGACTACGCCGCCCGGGGGCTGGTGCCGCTGCTCTCCGACGCCGTGGGCCTCGCGGCGACGGTGTGGGGTGTGACCACCCGCGCGGGCACTCACCTGCCGAGAGTGCGCGCGGGGCTCGAGGTGGCCGCGCAGCTGTTCGCGGAGGGGCTGGGTTGA
- a CDS encoding methyltransferase domain-containing protein — MHSPLLNEHLGALIEASALGPIVDLACGSGRNGLFLARMGLPVVFADHSQEALDSVAHQLHAEGLPGETWQVDLEAGTGDPLAARRFSAALVFRYLHRPLMPHLRASILPGGLVVYETFTQRNTRYGRPHNPDFLLQPGELAELFAGWTTLHFFEGFLPDPDREVAQLVGRKPFE; from the coding sequence GTGCACTCGCCGCTGCTGAACGAGCATCTCGGCGCGCTGATCGAAGCCTCGGCGCTCGGACCCATCGTGGACCTCGCCTGCGGCAGCGGCAGGAACGGCCTCTTCCTGGCGCGCATGGGCTTGCCCGTCGTGTTCGCGGACCACTCGCAGGAGGCGCTCGACAGCGTGGCGCACCAGCTCCACGCCGAGGGACTGCCCGGTGAGACGTGGCAGGTGGACCTCGAGGCTGGCACCGGCGACCCGCTGGCTGCGCGCCGGTTCTCGGCGGCGCTGGTCTTCCGCTACCTGCACCGCCCGCTCATGCCGCACCTCCGAGCGTCCATCTTGCCCGGCGGCCTCGTGGTCTACGAGACGTTCACCCAGCGCAACACCCGGTACGGGCGGCCGCACAACCCGGACTTCCTGCTGCAGCCTGGCGAGCTGGCCGAGCTGTTCGCGGGCTGGACCACGCTCCACTTCTTTGAGGGCTTCCTCCCGGATCCAGACCGAGAGGTCGCGCAGCTCGTGGGCCGCAAGCCCTTCGAGTAA